From Pseudochaenichthys georgianus chromosome 15, fPseGeo1.2, whole genome shotgun sequence:
TGGAACTGTCATATACCCGCACAGTGAGCGGGTTCATCTTCTCTCTTCCTGCAACGATATGGTACATATATGTCAGATTAAGGTACACATCAGActgaaattgtgtgtgtgttctatggTTAATAATATATCTAAAATGGGTGCTGGAAAGTGTGGAAAGTGTAATGACCTGTATCATTTGATCCATCTGTGATTAATGTGAAAGGATTGGTCCTCATCTTCATGACCAGTTCCTTTCTAAAATGTGGGGCCACTGCTTCATTTATTATGCACGATGTTTTTGTGCGGGCGCACTTGTAGTTCTGTGCAGTAGGGGAATCTTTGAAGCATTCTTTTAGCAATGGGCTGAAGTGATCTGCTACTGCAAACGGCACATTGTGTTCGACCATTGACACTGCCACCTTTACCTCAGCTCTCCTTGTCTGCAACAGAAAGGGGGTCATCAAAGAGCAAATCATGTAAAAACATTCCATAAAACATTAAATGTTTTTGGATTGAATAAATGCATTTATTGCCGACTCAAGGTCCCTAGAAATACACAATTACATAcaataaacataaataaaaagtcCAAATTAACATGTTAGACAAGGTATTTGTGACAGTTTGTTTCATTTACTATTATTTATGCTGATATAACCTACAAGTGCAATTCAGCCACTGCCACTGTTCATAATATATACCTTGGCCTCTTGTGCTGTCATGCCACCAACAGAGACTGGGGCATAATAAGGTGCAATCGTGGTTGTTGACTGTATTGCCTGTTCTTTGGCACGATGCCCTTTGCTTTTCATATGCCTGATGACATCTGCCTTTCCTTGATGGGCACAGCTGTTCTCATGTCTGCATATAGAGCACCAATAGTAGGAGGTGGTGGTGCCTATAGTGATGAATGGCCATTCTGCTGTCCACTCCCTTTTAAAAGTGCACCTGTAGGTGGCTGCTCCACTCTTAACACTCTGCTTTTTCCCTGTTTCTACTCTCATCTCCACCGTTTCCTCTGCTGGCTCTTCTGTCTCATCCTCTGTGTCCTCTGGAGCCTtaatctcttctacatcatcatcatcttctgtCTCCTCTGCAGTCTCATTCTCTGTGCCCTCTGGACACtcattttcctccgctctgtcatTCACTGAGAGATCCAAAGCCTCCTCCACTGTTTCCTCTGACCTGGCAAGTTTGGCAGGGGGTGGTTGACCCTCCACTGCCCAGAATGACAGCAGATCTCtttgctgcttcttcttcttcttatcagACATCTTTCAGACTTTCAAACTAACAGACAAACATCAGACAGAAATCGAAGTACAGTTAAGGAATGAATGATCCAGTCTTAAAAGATAGCTACATGTTACtgtttgattgattgaatatttTATTATACAGAAATGCAAACAACACAGGTACAGTACTGTAAATTCCCTTAGCTCATAGCAAGCATCCATTAGCTCACACACGCGTTATGATTTAACTAGCTCACACACGCGTGATGATTTAACTAACACGGCTATAACTCACGGTTGTTTGTTGTTAAACCCACCGCAGCAACCTGCCACACTGCTCACCAGCAGCTTGTGTAACGCTCACGTAGTCAGACTCACCGTTGACTTCATAACAATAAAAATAATGCGTTTGTAAAATTAAAATGAAGTGATTACCTACCGTTTGACCTCCCGCTTCAGATGAAAATGGGTTCTTCATAGGATAGAGACCAGACGCAATGACGCGCCCTAAGCTGCCTCTGATTGGTTTGTATACGGTGCCTTTCTCGGTCAGCCAATCGGGGGCAGAATAGGGCGGGCTCACCCTATCCCTGACTCGAACTACGGCAAACCTCAAGCAACAAGTTATGGAAATATATCATTAAATAAAAGAATAATTATAAAGTAGTGAGAGGGGGGAAAAAGCGTGTGAAATGGCAAGTGTGGCGTGAGGCGTGTGAAGAGGTTAAATTGCGTGACTCTCACTCTCAAAGGGTGAGACTTGGCAGCTCTGGTTGTGATGCTAACATTGGCTAATTAAGACAATAGAGAATAGGCCTACAGCAAGGGCTGATGGGACTTTTTTTCGGATTTATGATACAAAGTGGTACATTATGTGCAATATAATGGACATTGACTCTTACCAAGACCAACTCTTTCTTTATGGTGTATATTCGGACTTCCCCGTAGATTCAGTACACAGAAACacataaactacacactgactaacctgccaacccagtctcacggcatttcctgttatagtcacgacatttaatctattgattcgtcttcaccaacacaatttccccctttttttttttcgtgtcacacagaacaattttaaaagcaatatatttctattggtagtatgtttcgtgcctgcaacacgtctttttgtccggtcgggtctggaagaccggaagctgtggggttgaTAAAAACATCTCCCTACTCAATATCAAttcacgattattgtttttagacttaggcctactgtgtgaagagaaattgaagatgttgtttaattgctgatatatttatgatccatgtcaagtattcagtttcggcagcatttcttccagtttgtccaaaggtcttctcatcagggctctataaataaagaactacggcagatctgtaatatgtaatgcagccgaaccgtgtattacgatgccgttatgtgatcactttcaaagagaaaagcaagaacactcggaattaagtattattttctttcttttttaaaatgtttttcggatttcatatcgcattaacaccatatcccaacgtgcattgcggctaaaacatccaatcagcgagcttaaaccatagctgaggatcttgggtaatcagttcagtggctgtgtatcgcaatgatgctcgaaatgtcccttataggcctacgtctgtttccggttcctgaaggacgccaaaaaagccagagattatggaattaaacaaataaataaaaacaaggataattgtgtgttattgttgagtaaataacagtgtgttatttagaaaagaataacaaattagaaggaaattatatattttgaggctctgagccccatttcttttcctcacagacgacaaaaaaagtccgacattatacgatttaaaataaaaacaataatcgtggcttgatattgagtaagaacatgtttttatgaatcccacagcttccggtctttcaagacccgaacggacaaaaatacgtgctgcaggcacgaaacatactaccaatagaaatagattgcttttaaaatcgttctgtgtgacacgaaaaaaatgggaaaatagtgttggtgaacacgaatcaatagattaaatgtcgtgactataacacgaaatgccgtgagactgggttgaacctGCAGTATCTTGTCTGTAGTTCCCAGCAGTTGGTCTGTTGTCCagcactttttatttaaatcacaTGATACTCCTGTCATTCTGAGTGCCTAACCTGAGCAGCTGCCACCACTAGGGACACACACTTGTGCAGACTCGCCTTATTAGCTGCTCCAGATTGGCCATCCTGGGGCCCAGATGCCTGTGACCTCCCTGCGCCCCCTAAATGCAGAGTTATTGTGATTAAAGCATGATTGGCAGCGTTGGTTATTAATTCTAATCTTGGGCACATATGCGGGGTGGTGGGCAGAGGGCAGGCAGCGGTGTGTGCCAGGCGGACGCCACACAGAGGCTAATTCACTCTGACACGCTATCAGAGTGCGGTCACACACGCCACATTCCCCCGACACGCAGACACTGCCTATAGGCTACACACACTTTTCCTCTAATGCACAGGAGAGGGGAGGTGACGAGAGAAGGTTATCCTTTaacaagacacacacacgcacacacacacactcacactgatttcaaaagcacTCCAACACAAAAGTGGCTTTTCCTGAAAACCATTAAGGTATCTTCAAGTACATCATTTCAAAGTTGCAGTGTATGTTAAGCAAATCATTTTCATCTCAAGAACTGTATAAAGGTCTTACATTTACCACTACTTAGAGGCAGAAACGTGACGGCTTACTTTGAAAATATATATTCCTATGTCAAGGTAAAAACCTGGAAGCAAATGATGGATCCTCCGTTTGAAAGTCTCTTCTCACGTCAGGGTGTCGGATTAGCGACAGGAGTCCAACATTCAAGAAGTATTTGACTGAACTTCTATTATAGAGCTAGATAGAGCTAGATGAAAAGGAAGAGAGTTCTGTAAAGAGGCCTTATTATGCCTTTTAGATTGTTCTCTTTCATGTAGTGTGGTATatagtttttgtgcatgtaaatggtctccaAAGGATAATCCCTGCCtcaattggactcctttgtttacttctggaaCAATGTGAAATTGCTATGTCAAACTCCCGCTtgtattggctagtgctccaacacattgaacCTGATAGGCTAAGGGTTGGGACATCTCtaggcggttgaccaatcacaacagagccggccagctaaccaatcagagcggactgggctctggtttcagacagagggtgaaaagaggtgctgcagcacaggcagtatgagaaaaataaagagcttttgaacattaaataatggagacatgtcacagtagacgaGAGGGACAACATTATGAAACCTGAATATTTGCATAATATGGCCCCAATTGTGTAGGCCCAATTGCTATGCATCACTAACTGTACTTGCTTCTTACTTTTAGTGGTTTAACTGTTGTGTTCTTTTAATTGTATTCTTATCTCATTCATTTATTGTTATCATTAGTATTAATTTATATGTTTAATTAGTATTTTCTTAATTATTTATCTTGCCTATTTTAGATCTTGTTTTGGATacatgttattttatttatttttgctagacaaataaggctttattattatacatttgattattaaaagaaaaatggtGCCTGAaccttttcagccataaaccttgaacaattaaattcaatgattctctcttctaaaccatcaacgtgcatgttagacccaattccaactaagctgttgaaggaagtttttccattaattagcacttctttattaaatattatgaatatgtctttattatcaggccatgttccacaatcattcaaagtagcagtgataaaaccgcttcttaaaaagcacaacctcgatccagaggttttagccaactatagacctatttctcatcttccgttcctctcaaaaattcttgagaaagcggtcgcaaaacagttgtgtgattacttaaaaaacaatgatttatttgaagattttcagtctggctttagaacacatcatagtacagagacagctctggttaaagtcacaaatgacattctaatagcctcagacaagggacttgtctctatacttgttttgctcgatctcagtgctgcatttgatactatcgaccatgatatcctattgcaaagactagagcacttagttggcatacagggaactgctttaggctggtttaggtcagagttagccatggagtgccacagggctcagtgctcggacctattttgttcacattatatatgcttccgttaggcaatattataaggaatcattctgtaaactttcattgttatgcggatgatactcaactatatttatcaatcaagcctgatgaaattaatcatctaaataaaattgaagactgccttaaggacttaaaaacgtggatgaccttaaactttttgatgttaaacacgaccaaaactgaagttattgtacttggcccgaagaatctacgaaacaaattatctaaagatatactaactatggatggcattaatttggcctccaatgagactgtaaggaatcttggtgttatatttgatcaggatttatcctttaacgcccacataaaatcaatttcaaggaccgcctactcccatctacgtaacattgcaaaaatcaggcatatcttgcctcaaaacaatgcagagaaactagtccatgcatttgttacttctaggctggattattgtaactctttattatcagggtgtaccaagaagacagtcaagtcgcttcagctgattcaaaatgctgcagctcgtgtactaaccagagttaggaaaagggaccacattactcctgttctggctgccttacactggctccctatagaacacaggatagcatttaaaattcttcttctcgcctacaaagcccttaatgggcaggcgccatcttaccttaaagaactcattataccctactgtcccactagggcattgcgttacaagaatgcagggttgttggttgttcctagagtctctaaaagtacaatgggagccagagccttttcttatcaagctccacatttgtagaatcagcttccagtttgtgttcgggcggcagacaccctatccgtttttaagagtgcgcttaagaccttcctttttgataaagcttatagttagggctgattagattcagcccctagttttgctgatataggcttagtttgtcgggggacatcttacttcttccttctctctgtctatacctgtgtactctcatgttccgattaacccagcttccccaaatgtctttctttttggagtctatatacgccgggatccggagtcatggatgatcctgcggtcctgtgtcctggatcgcgagccctggatcgcgagtcgtggctgtggttctggatcatcggtcctggatggatatcctcgtggattcatcttcctattatacacacatacatttccAAACAtatggactacctatgttgcaaatgtattatcttttcaatttacacacggcatctattgcacgtctgtccttcCTGGGagactgatattctgtacacactgtgaagaccactgagacaaatgtaacatttgtgaaatcaatcaatcaatcaatcaatcaatcaatcaatcaatcaatcaatcaatcaatcaatcaatgtttatttatatagcccaatatcacaaatgttacatttgtctcagtggtcttcacagtgtgtacagaatatcagtatgacgatacgacaccctctgtccttagaccctcacatcgtacaaggaaaaacttccaaagaaaacccacagtttaaaggggaaaatgggagaaacctcagggagagcaacagaggagggatccctctcccaggtcgatagtatcaaatgcagcactgagatcgagcaaaacaagaatagagacaagtcccttgtctgaggctattagaatgtcatttgtgactttaaccagagctgtctctgtgctatgatgtgttctaaagccagactgaacatcttcaaataaatcattgttttttaagtaatcacacaactctTTTGCGACCACTTTCTCAacaatctttgagaggaacggaagattagaaataggtctatagttggctaaaacctctggatcgaggttgagATTTTAAGAAgcagttttatcactgctactttgaatgatggtggaacatagcctgataataaagacatattcataatacttaataaagaagtgctaattaatggaaaaacttccttcaacagcttagttggaattgggtctaacatgcacgttgatggtttagaagagagaatcattgaatttaattgttcaaggtttagggctgaaaagcattctagtttactatctagtgtaatattagaacttacgtttccgggagctgttgataacactatactggtcaaaggcaagaggtcattaattttgtttctaagagtaacaattttatcgttaaaaaagcacataaaatcattactactgagtgctaagggaatagaaggctcagtcgagctgtggctctctgtcagcctggctacagtgccgaaaagaaatcttgcattattcttattctcatctattaatgaagagtagtaggctgctctcgctttacgcagtgctttcttatattcattgagagtaatatgccaaattaaacgagattcttcaagtttagtggaacgccatatcctttcaagttgtctagacttttgctttattttgcgggtttcggcattatgccatggagctaatctatgttgttttattttcttctttttcaaaggagcaacagagtctaattttattcgcagcgcatctatagcactatcaacaacatgatcaatttggggtggtgtacattttgtataagtttcctcccctacatgcagacatgctatcgagttaagttaTGATAtcgggctatataaataaacattgattgattgattgattgactgaacaagattcatttaaactttctgGCCATGATGGATACAGTTTTACATGTATCTGAAATGCAGTGACAACTTTGCTGATCTGTATCAAGCTAAAAGTctctgttgggaaaatactgaatgtatgtatgtCATGACTTCCAGTCTTGCaaggaaaataaatacatgtatcctgttTGGAAACTCAAGCCGGTGACAATTAACTTTTTTCTAACAGTCTCCTTGATGCCCACATAAGCAAGTAAAAAAGACTGAAATATTTTTGGATGAATGAAAGCAGTATGTACTCCCTTTTCTCTGAATCTCTCATACCTTTCTATGGATGACTAATTAGTGAGGCGTTAATAGGATGCACATGCTGATAAAGTATTGACTTCTTATCAGCACATGTGCCATATTTCTGAATAgatttacaaatgtatttaattcaaaattattaaaaaaaaagaaagacctCCTTTCTTCTCTATATTACATTAATATAATGACTTCCACTTTTTGAGGTCAAGTAGAGACTCTATAGGAGAGGTTTATAATTAATAGCATGAAGTGGTGGTTcataaacattacattacatgttacttgttagacgcttttatccaaagcgacttacatactcaatactgtggacaatcaccacactatcaacaacatgctgactgcagtggggtttgaacctgtgctcccctgatccagacaccaacgcactattccactgcgccacagcctcccgTGATAAACAGTATTGAGTCAAGGAATGAGGTTCAGATGCTTTTACAGGCTCTCTCATACTACACGTCAACGTTTAATGACAGCAGCCCTTCTGTGCATTAttaaaactcacacacacacatacacacacacacacacacacacacacacacacacacacacacacacacacacacacacacacacacacacacacacacacacacacacacacaccataatcAAGCTTAAAACATTACATATAAAAGCAATGAATGATTTCCAGAGGCTTGAATTTGTATAAAAaagaattcatttattttttgcgAGATACTTGTGCAATTCTCATTATAGGTAGGTATTCTTCTGCATATCTTTTTTCTCAACTCCCCTATCTTTGATAAAACAACCCCCCCACGTCCTCTCTATCCTCTTCTCCGCAGCACATCTGGACGTGTCATTTGAAACTCCGATCCCTTCAGGACccgagccacacacacacttgcatgaACATATGCACATAGATCAACATGGACACCCATTTACACTGGTGTCATTACTATAATGTTATTTTTATGTGAATTCAACATGAAAATAGATGGGGAGGGGGCATAtaagacagacaggaaaacaCGTAAAAGCCAAAAGGGACACACAATGCCCAAGGAGCAGAGAgcgatttttcatttattcaattAGCTAACGAGGCGAGGGAGCCAGACACCGACGGAGGATTGATGGCGGGAAAAACTTCTCTCAGCAGGCAACGCTTACTCAGGACTTTTACTCCTGTCTCTCTTTGCTTCTCCTCGGTCTTCCTTATTCACGAGGAAAGTTAACCAAGCAAAAAACTGAAGGGAGGAGACCTTGAGGGTGATCTTGAGCAGCTGGTTTTTGTCTGTGAGGGAGGGGTGGAAACAGAGTACATTAAGGTCTgagagaaacaaaaacaaaaacaggttCACTTTTTCTGTCTGTATTTTCTTTTTGTCCATCCATTAAATTGAGAAAATCCTAAAAGAACAAGATCACTATCATTATCTATAACTCTAGAATTACCATACTCTTCACTCTAGTTGTCTGACAAAACTAACCTTTATAACTGGTTAAACTGACTGAAAACAAAGACGTCCTTCCCCCCAGCATCTCTAGTTTAAGGAGGAGTAATTAATAGTAATGTAACCATCTGCATTTGTCTGCAAATATATCACGACAAAAccattatcaatcaatcaagacATTATGAAGACTCAGGCTAATGGAGAAGACATGAGGAAGACTCAGGCTAATGGTGAATACATGAGGAAGACTCAGGCTAATGGTGAAGCTCTCAGTGCAATACTTGTCGGCCCAAACATTCCGGAAGCCATTCATGAATACGTTCTTGTCAGATATTTATTCTAGTGCAGCCTTGTTTCCATAAAACACATTCAAGTAGTACACTCcagatatcaatcaatcaatcaatcaatcaatcaatcaatcaatgtttatttatacagcccaatatcacaaatgttacatttgtctcagtggacttcacagtgtgtacagaatatcagtatgacaatacgacaccctctgtccttagaccctcacatcatacaaggaaaaacttccggagaaaacccacagtttaaagggaaaaatgggagaaacctcggggagagcaacagaggagggatccctctcccaggacggacagacgtgcaatagatgccgtgtgtaaattgaaaagataatacatttgcaacataggtagtccaaatgtttggaaatgcatgtgtgtataataggaagatgaatccacggggatatccatccaggatttattgtaagtcgctttggataaaagcgtcagctaaatgcaatgtaatgtaatgtaatgatccaggaccacaggcaccactcaagatccagggctcgtgaTCCAGGGCactggaccgcaggatcatccatgtctccggatcacggcgtatatagacaccaaaaagaaagacagttGGGGAAACTGGGTTAATCaaaacatgagagtacacgggtatagacagagagaaggaagaagtaagatgtcccccgacaaactaagcctatatcagcaaaactatcaaaactaggggctgaatctaatcagccctaactataagctttatcaaaaaggaaggtctcaAGCGCACtgttaaaaacggatagggtgtctgccgcccgaacacaaactggaagctgattccacaaatgtggatcttgataagaaaaggc
This genomic window contains:
- the LOC139435169 gene encoding protein FAM200B-like, translated to MSDKKKKKQQRDLLSFWAVEGQPPPAKLARSEETVEEALDLSVNDRAEENECPEGTENETAEETEDDDDVEEIKAPEDTEDETEEPAEETVEMRVETGKKQSVKSGAATYRCTFKREWTAEWPFITIGTTTSYYWCSICRHENSCAHQGKADVIRHMKSKGHRAKEQAIQSTTTIAPYYAPVSVGGMTAQEAKTRRAEVKVAVSMVEHNVPFAVADHFSPLLKECFKDSPTAQNYKCARTKTSCIINEAVAPHFRKELVMKMRTNPFTLITDGSNDTGREKMNPLTVRVYDSSTSKVVHRFLDMCPTSGPSCGTAEVIYQKMDEALQKNAIPWRNCVSLSVDNAPVNTGARNSIASRILKEHGSIYIHGCPCHVIHNTAKQAGLGFLEVCGFDPEDLTVDVGYWFKGSTNRKGYLTEFCELHGSEYLEILMHVSIRWLSLERCLTRILQQYEPLASYFKSSDEKQPRFRRLLEAFSNPMTEVYLLFYQATLPVFSTFNLLLQREKSFIFLLHDEIRSFIRKLLSKFLKPAALQHQELHDILYNRVREI